From a single Pseudopipra pipra isolate bDixPip1 chromosome 7, bDixPip1.hap1, whole genome shotgun sequence genomic region:
- the CCNYL1 gene encoding cyclin-Y-like protein 1 — MGNTVTCCVSPDASPKLSRARGGGGGAAPGPDRWADAYQAAGAAAGGGGGGGGSGSAEAESGDSDPGGGGPHLQHISDREFPDDLALESNPSDHPRASTIFLSKSQTDVREKRKSNHINHVSPGQLTKKYSSCSTIFIDDSTVSQPNLRSTIKCVTLAIFYHIKNRDSDRSLDIFDEKSHPLTREEVPDDYYKHDPDHKHIYRFVRTLFSAAQLTAECAIVTLVYLERLLTYAEIDICPSNWKRIVLGAILLASKVWDDQAVWNVDYCQILKDITVEDMNEMERHFLELLQFNINVPASVYAKYYFDLRSLADDNNLSFLLEPLSKERAQKLEAISRLCEDKYKDLSKAAMRRSFSADNLVGIRRSNAILS, encoded by the exons ATGGGCAACACCGTCACCTGCTGCGTATCCCCGGACGCCAGCCCCAAGCTCAGCCGGGctcgcggcggcggcggcggggcagcgccggggcccGATCGCTGGGCGGACGCGTACCaagcggcgggggcggcggcgggcggcggcggcggcggcggcggctcggGGTCGGCGGAGGCCGAGTCGGGGGACTCTGatcccggcggcggcggcccccaCCTCCAGCACATCAGCGACCGGGAGTTCCCGGATG ATTTAGCCTTGGAATCTAATCCATCCGATCATCCCAGAGCAAGCACAATTTTCCTGAGCAAGTCACAAACAGATG tgcgagagaagaggaagagtaACCATATCAATCAT GTTTCTCCTGGACAGCTTACGAAAAAATACAGTTCATGCTCAACAATATTTATAGATGACAGCACTGTCAGTCAGCCTAACCTTAGAAGCACAATTAAGTG tgTAACATTAGCAATATTCTACCATATAAAGAACAG agATTCTGACAGATCATTGGATATTTTTGATGAAAAATCTCATCCTCTCACA CGGGAAGAAGTTCCAGATGACTACTACAAGCATGACCCTGATCACAAGCACATATACCGGTTTGTCCGGACACTTTTCAGTGCTGCACAGCTGACAGCTGAATGTGCAATAGTGACACTG GTTTATTTGGAAAGGCTTTTAACCTATGCAGAGATTGACATATGTCCTAGTAACTGGAAGAGGATAGTCCTAGGAGCTATTCTGCTGGCTTCTAAAGTCTGGGATGATCAGGCTGTGTGGAATGTGGATTATTGCCAAATACTGAAGGACATTACTGTTGAGGACAT GAACGAGATGGAAAGACACTTCTTGGAGCTACTGCAGTTTAATATCAATGTTCCTGCCAGTGTTTACGCCAAATACTACTTTGATCTTCGCTCTCTAGCAGATGACAATAACCTGAGCTTTCTGCTGGAGCCTCTCAGTAAAGAGAGAGCACAGAAGCTGGAG GCTATCTCCCGGCTGTGTGAAGACAAATACAAAGACTTGTCAAAAGCTGCTATGAGACGATCTTTCAGTGCTGATAACTTAGTTGGTATCCGCCGTTCTAATGCCATCCTCTcctga